CCAACGCCGTCGCGGCGGTCCGGCCGGACCAGGTGGCGAGGTCGGTGGCGAGGTCGACGGCGCTGCGGGCCAGCCCGACCGCCCGTTCGTCGTCGCGGAGGCCACCACGCCACGCCGTCGCCTCCGCCTCGAACGCCAGGGCGAAACACAGCAGGTGGCGGCTGCCGATGCGCCGGGCGACGATGCCCGCCTCGGTGGCCAACCCGATGGCCGCGGTCAGTTGGCCGCTGTGGTAGGCCACCTGGCAGCGACCGAGCAGCAGCTGGCACAGGCCGTCGTCCCGGTGCGCGGCGCGGACAAGCGTCAACCCCCGGTCGAGGTGCCGCACCGCGTCGGCCTGACGTTCGAGATACAACGCGGTCAGGCCGAGCGCGGTCAGGCAGTCCGGATGGTCGCGCACGTCCCGGTCGGGCAGCGAGTCGACGATCCGGGCGCCGGCGTCGAGCAGACCCCGGGCGTCGTCGACCGCGCCGCCGTGGACGGCGGCCAGGCCGCGTACGGCCAGCAGGCCGGCCAGGTCCGCGCCGGAGCCGTCCGGGTCTCCGGTGAGCGCGTCGGGCAGTCCGGCCACCGGCCGCCCGGCGAGGATGCCGGCGGCGCCGATCTCGGTGGCGAGTCGGTAGCCGCCGGCGGGTCCGGTGCCGACCGGAAGGGCGGCCAGCTCGCGCCGGCTGATGGCCGCCGCCTCCGCGTAGTTCCCGAGGAGGCGCTCCACCCGCGCCCACAGCGCGACCGCCTGGGCCCGTCGCCCCTCCGGGTCGGCGGGGAGCAACGGCACGATCTCCTGGAGCAGGGCCCGGCTCTCGGCCAGGTCGCCCGCCTCCCCGATGACCCGGGCCAACGCCAGCGACACCTCCCGGTGACGCGGCGTCGAGCCGGCCGTCGGGCGCAGCGCCCGCAACGCCAGTCGCAGCCAGTGGATGGCCAGGTCCGGTGTCTCGCGCCGGATCTCCTGCGCGGCCCGGCAGAGCACGTCCACGCAGCGTTCGGCCCAACGGCCGCTCGGCAGGGCGAGCAGCCGCTCCGCGTAGCGGGCCCGCTCCGCGGGCGACGCGCCCAGATCGACGAGCGCGGTGAGCGCCCGCGCGCAGGCGTCCACCCGCCACGCCGGATCGGTATCCTGGGCGACCGCCATCCGCAGCACCGGATGCCGGAGGGCGAACCGTCCGGTGCCGGGCACCCGGCGGATCAGGTCGCGTCGGGCCAGCCGCCAACCGGCCTCGACCGCCAGGGCCGCGGGCACCTGCGCGACCTCGGCGAGCAGATCGGGGGCGAAGGGCGCGTCGAGGATCGCTCCGGCGCGCAGGCAGGCCAGGTCGACCGGGGGCAGGTCCGCCCACTCGCGGCGCAGCACCGCCATCGTCGCGTCGGACAGCCGGGCGCCCGGCGGTTCACGGACCTCCTCGGCGCGCTCCGCGGCCGGGCCGCCGGGCAGCGCCGCCAGGTAGCCGGGGTTGCCGCCGGTCAGCTCGTAGCGGGCGCGCAGCTCCGCCGGATCGACGCCAGGATGCAGGAGCGCGGTCTCGGCGAGGCTCAGGGGGTGGAGTTCGATCCGGTCGTGTGAGGCCGGTTCCGCCTCGACGTGTCCACCGGGATCGGGTGGACCGAACGGCATCGGCGTCGCCGTCTGCCGCGGCCGGTAGACGAGCACCAGCAGCAGCGGCGCGGGCACCGGATATCGCAGCAGATGGGCGATAAGGCCGGCGGAGGCGGCGTCCGCCCAGTGCAGATCGTCGAGGACCAGCACCAGGCCGTCCCGGGCGGCCAGGCCGATCAGCCGGCGGGCCAACTGGAAGGCCCGGAACCGCCGCGCGTCGGACGCCGACGTCGGCGGCGCCGCGGCGAAGCCCCAGATCTCCCCGGTCGCTCCGGTGGGTCGCCCGGCACCCAGCCCCCGTCGCGGTGACTGCCCCGCGGCGAAGGCGTGCCGGAACACGTGGAAGGGGACGCCCCGCTCCTCCGGCGCGCAGGTCCCGACCGTCCAGGGAACCTGGGGGACGCACTGGTGCAGGGCCTCGCGGACCAGTCGGGTCTTGCCGATCCCCGGCTCGCCGACCACCTCGCAGACCACCTGTCGCCCGCGGCTCAGGGCGGCGTCGTGGGCCCGGTCGATACGCGCCAACAGTGGTCGCCGCCCGACGAAACGGGGGCCCGTTGGCACATTATCCAGCCCAGTTGTCATCACGCAGCAAAACGCTTCCCGACGAACTCCAATGGGGATTGAACGCACTATACCGGAGCGCCGTCGACCGCCGAAAATACCGATGCGGCCCATCTATTTTCAGCAGCCGGGCCAAGGGCGCCTCTTCCCACATTCGCGCCACACCCTGCATAAGGGACCGGTCACCAAAAGGCCGGAACGATATCCCCGAAGCCCAATAAATTCGCCCGGATGCCGCGACCCGATCCGGCGATCTTGGAGGTTATGTCGGATTGATCCTTCTATCGGAGGCATAACCACCGCAGGGCGGCGGCTGTCACCGCCACCCCGCCCTCGGAACCCGGTGTTCCCTGAATTGCGACGGCGCGGGTGGGAGCGGTGATCCCGACACGCCAGTCGCCCAGGCGTTAGATGGGGCCCCTTCTATACCGCAGGCGTTAAGAAGGGGCCCCGCCTTACCTCAGTTGCGGGTGATGGTGAACGTGCTGGTGGTGTTGCGGATGTCCTGGGCGTTGTCGCTCAGGCGCAGGTTGGTGAAGGTCGCGGAGCCGACCGCCGGCCCCTGGCCCGCCTCGGGCATCTCGTTGACCCAGATGCCGATGCCGGACTTCGCGTCGAAGGCGTCACCGCTGCGCCGCGCCCCGGAGATCGAGACGTTCGTCAGCACCGTGTCGGTGATCGGGTTCTCCGGCTGGCTGCCGGTGTACTTGGTCTGGAACATGATCCCCGAGTACGTCGGGTCGACGATGTCGACGTCGGTCACCCGGATGCCGCGGAACTCCTTGGACGCGGAGAACAGCCACATCGCCGGGAACGTCTGCGCGCCCCAGAAGTGCCCGCCGGACCGGATCAGCGAGATGTTCTCGAACCGGGTGGGCGGGTTGGCGCCGAACCCGACGAACGGGTAGCCGAAGTCCAGCGAGCTGATGGTGATGCCCGAGTACGTCAACTGGTCGGCGATGTAGAGGTTGCGGAAGATGTTGTCGTAGCCGCCGTACACGGCGATGCCCGCCGCCCGCCAGGTGAGCGTGGCGGTCAGGTTCTCGAACACGTTGCCGTGGTTGCCGCCCGAGCCGCCCTGGTCGGTGGCGGAGAACAACGCGAACGCGTCGTCGCCGTTGGAGCGGCCCTCCGAGTTGGTGACCAGGGCGTTGGTGCTGCCGTTGGTCATGTTCACCGCGTCGGCGAAGGTGTTGCGGAACCGGCTGTCCCGGATGGTCAGCCCGTCCACGCTCACCCCCCAGTACGCGCAGACGGTGTGCTCGACCCAGACGCTGTCGAGCGTCAGGTCGTCCACGTCCTTCAGCTCGCCCCACACCTTGCCCGGACCGTCGATCCGGTTGGTGTAGTTGCCGAAGAACGCCAGGTGGGCGAAGGTCGAACCGCTGGCCGAGGACTCCACCCGGAACCCGGCGTCGGTGTTCTGCTGGTTGGTGGGCGTCTGGAAGCGGGTGTACCACATGCCCGCGCCGACGACCTTCACCGCCTTGCCGTACACCTGGAGTTTCTGCGCGGTCTCGTAGGTGCCGGCGGGCAGGTAGACGCCGACGAACGTGCCCGTGGTGTCCATCCGCACCGCGTCGAGCGCGTTCTGCACGTCGGCGTGGCTGAACCCGGTCGGCACCTTGTAGCGGGTCGGGTCCGGGTTCGCCCGGGGCGACACCAGCTCGGTGTTGACGAAGTCGATCGCGTACGTGGTGCTGTTCGCCGGGTCCTTCTGGAGCCGGATCCGGCTGCCCGCCGGGACGGTGGAGTTCAGCAGCACGTTCGCCTCGTCGTAGAGGTGCCGGGGCGCGCCCGCGCTCGGTGAGTCGCTCGGCGCGGCCTCCGCGCCGTAGAGCCAGATGTGCTTCGAGGTGAGGCTGATCGGCTTGTGCAGCACCCCGTTGACGTAGACGTTGAGCGTCGAGTCGATCCCGCCGCCACCCGGGGCGTCCGGGATGGAGAAGCGGGTGACCAGGGCGTTCGCGGCCGACTTGGTGGTCCACTCGACGTACGCGCCGGTGGTGTTGAGGGTGACCGCCCGCCGGCCGGACGCCTCGCCGGCCAGGTCGCCGATGATGCGGTTCGGTCCGATCACCTGCGCGCCGCCGCCGACCGAGCCGTCCTCGGCCTCGTACATGTCGTAGCCCAGGTTCGCCCCGCGACCGACGAACAGCGCCCGGTCACTCGTGTTGTTCTGCCGTTTCACCGGCAGCTCGTTGGCGTCGTCGGCGAGCACCACCCGCACGGTGTGGCGGCCGTTGGCGGCGGTCCAGGTGCCGAGCGACACCGGGCCGGCGGTGGCCCCGGCGGCGATCGTGCCGGAGTACGAGCCGGTGAGCGTGCGGACCACGGAACCCGAGTCGTTGAGCACGGTGAGCGTGATGCCGTGCGCGCCGCCCGCCGAGGCGATCGTGCCCTGGTTGCGCAGCGTCACCGCGAAACTGACCGTCGCGCCGGCCGCCGGCGTGCCCGGCGACCAGGTCACCGCGGAGGCCACCAGGTCGGAGCTGTCCACCGGGCGGACCGTCAAGGCGCTCGGGCTGGTGTAGGAGTTGTTCGCCTCGTTCTGCTCGATCACCGCGTTCGACTCGTCGACCTTGGCGGTGAGCGGGTAGCTGCCGGCGTCACGCGCGCCGATGTTCGCCGAGACGGTGCTCGACGCGCCGGCCGCGAGCGCGCCGACCGAGGCGGTGCCGACCTTCGTCGTACCCAGGTAGAGGTTGACGCTCGTGGCGGCGGACGCGGCGGTGCCGGCGTTGCGCACGGTGGCGGACAGGGTGATCGCGTCGGTCTCGACCGGCGCGGACGGCGCGGCCGTGAGCGCGGTGACGGTGAGGTCCGGGTTGGGCGCCGGCACGCCGATCACCTGGAGTTCCGCGACCTGGCCGTTGGAGGAGCCGGAGTTCGCGGTGAACTGCAACCGCACGTCCGCGGCGGTCGCCGAGACGGGGACGGTCACGGTGTTGCCGGTGTTCGGGTTGAAGGAGTACGTCGCGGAGCTGACCAGGCTGGTGAACCCGGACGCGGACTGGTCCCGGCCGAGCACCTGGAACGTCTGGGTGCGCGCGCCCCACGCCGGGTCCGGGTTGAGCTTCACCACCACGGCGCTGATGCTGGCGTTGGCGCCGAGCGCCACGGTGAGCGTGCTCGGGTACGCGCCGGGCGCGCCCTCCCAGTAGGTGGCGACGTCGTCGTCGACCGCGTTCGCGGCGTTGAACACGTGCACCACGGACGAGGCGGTGGCCGGCTTGCCGACGGCCAGGTTGGTGCCGCCGGTGCCGCTGCCGGTACGGGTGACGGTGTTGCTGTTCGCCGACACGTTGCCGGCCGCGTCGCGGGCCCGCACCTGGTAGGAGACGGTGGCGCTGGCCGGCTGGGTGTCGGTGTACGTCAGCGTGGAGCCGCCCACCGTGGCACGCAGCGCGCCGTTGGCCCACACCTCGTAGCCGGTGACCCCGACGTTGTCGGTGGACGCGGTCCAGGTCAGTTTGATCTGCCCGCTCGCCGGCTGGGTGTAGGCCAGGTTGCCGGGCGCGGTCGGCGCGGTGGTGTCGCCGGTGTTGCCGGTGCGGGTCACCGTGTTGCTGTTCGCGGACACGTTCCCGGCCGCGTCCCGGGCCCGGACGTGGTACGACACGGTGCTGCCGGCGGGCTGGGTGTCGGTGTACGTGAGCGTGGTGCCGCCGACGCTGGTGCGCAGCACGCCGTTGGCGTAGATGTCGTAGCCGGTGACGCCGACGTTGTCGGTGGACGCGGTCCAGGTCAGCCGGACCTGGCCGGTGGTGGGCTCGGTGAACGCCAGGTTGCCGGGCGCGCCCGGCGCCTGGGTGTCGCCGGTCGCCGGGCCGTAGATCTCCAGCTCGGCGAGCTGCCCGGCGGGCCACGCGCTGTTCGCGGTGAACAGCAGCCGCAGGTAGCGGGTGGACGCGGTGGGCACGGTGACGGTCACCGTGTTGCCCCCGGCCGGGTCGAACCCGTACGACGCGGACGCGACGAGCGTGCCGAACGTCGAGCCGTTGGTGCTGCCCTGCACGGTGAGCGTCTGGTGGCGCGCGCCCCAGCCGGTCGGTAGCCGCAGCACCAGCCGGTTGACGCTGGTGGCGGCGCCCAGGTCGGCCTGGATCCACTGCGGGAAGGCGTTGTTCGGGCTCTCCCAGTAGGTGGCCGCGTTGCCGTCGTTGGCGTTGCCGGCCCCGTACACGTCGGAGTGGCCGCTCTCGGTCATCGTCCGGCCGAGCGCCAGGTTCGTCGACGAACTGGCCGTGCCGTAGACCTCCAGCTCGGCGAGCTGCGCGGCGGCCCAGCCGGTGTTCGCGGTGATCACGACGCGCAGGTAGCGGGCGTTGGTGGCGGTGAAGCCGAGCGTCACCGTGTTGCCGGCGGCGGGGCTGAACGAGCGGGCGGCGGAGGCGACGACCGTGGTGAAGCCGCTGCCGTCGGCGCTGGCCTGCACGGACAGCGTCTGGTTGCGGGCCTCCCAGGCGGCCGGGAGTTTGAGCACCACCTGGTCGACGGCGCGGCTGGCGCCGAGGTCGACCTGCGCCCACTGCGGCAGCGCGCCGCTGCTCTCCCAGTAGCTGCCCTGGTCGCCGTCGGTCAGGTTGCCGGCGGCGTAGGGGCCGTTGACGCTGCTGGCGCTCGCGGGGCGGCCGGCGGCGAGGTTCGGGCCGCCGGCCGCGTGGGCCGGTGTGGCGGGCGCCGCGGTGACGGCCAGGCCGACCGCGGCGAGCACCGCGACCATTCTGGTACGGAATCTGGACATGGTGGACGGACACCTTCTTCCCGGGGGAGGTGGAGAGGCGTTGACGGGGGTGGGAAATGTGGTGGTGCGGCGGGGACCCGGGTGGGTCCCCGCCGCGCCGGTCAGGAGGCGTAGACCTCGAACTCGGAGAGCTGGCCGGCCGGCCAGCCGGTGTTGCCGGTGAAGGTCAGCCGCACGAAGCGGCGGTCACCGGAGGGCAGCGCGATCGACACGCTGTTGCCGCCCGCCGGGTCGAACGTGTAGCCGGCCGCCGCCTTGAGCGTGGCGAACGACGAGCCGTCGGTGGAGCCGAGCACGGTCACCGTCTGGGTGCGGGTCTGCCACGCCGCCGACGGTGGCAGCTTGAGCACCACCCGGGCCACCGGCCGGGCGCTGCCCAGGTCGACGGTCACCGACTGCGGGAAGGCGTTGTTGGCGCTCTCCCAGTAGGTGGTGGCGTTGCCGTCGACGGTGTTGCCGGCGCCGTACACGTCGGCGTGGCTGGTCTCCGCGACCGGGCGGCCGGCGGCCAGGTTCCCGGTCGGCGGCGCGGTGGTCGGCGGCGGGGTGGTGGTGGGCGGCGGGGTGGTCGTGCCGCCGCCGTACACCTCCAGCTCGGAGAGCTGGGCCGCCGGCCAGCCGGTGTTGCCGGTGACGGTGACCCGGACGTACCGGCGGGCGCCGGACGGCAGCGCGATCGACACGCTGTTGCCGGCCGCCGGGTCGAACACCCGGCCCGCCGACGCGGCGAGTGTGGTGAACGTGGAGCCGTCGGTGGAGCCGAGCACGGACAGCGTCTCGGTGCGGCGTTCCCAGCCGGCCGGGAGCTTCAGCACCACCCGGTCGACCGTGCGCGACGCGCCGAGGTCGACGGTCAGCGACTGCGGGAACGCGCTGTTGGCGCTCTCCCAGTAGCTGGCCGCGTTGCCGTCGACCGCGTTGCCCGCGGCGTACACCTGGTTGACGCTCGTGGCGGTCGCCGGGCGTCCCTGGGCGAGGTTGCCGCCGGCCGGCGGCGGGGTGGTCGGCGGCGCGGTGGTCGGCGGGGCCGTGGTCGGCGGGGCCGTGGTCGGCGGGGCCGTGGTCGGCGGCACGGTGGTCGGGGGCACGCTCGTCGGCGGCGGGCTCGACGGGCCGTTGCCCCACTGCGGCTGCGGCCACGGACCGCAGTACGGGGTGGCCGTGTACCAGCCGGAGTTGCCGCTGCCCTGGGTGATCTGGAAGCCGCTGCCCACGCAGTTGTGCATCGGGTTGGCCTGGGCGATGTTCGTGGCCCGCACGTTCGTGAAGCTGACCTGGCTGGGCGCCTGCACCTGGAGCGCGTACGTGCCCGCGCCGTCGATCCGGACGTTGGTGAAGCTGATCCCGCTGGTCTGTCCCTCGATCCAGTGCAGCGCCGCGTAGGAGCTGTCCAGGATGTCGGTGTCGGTGACGTTGATCGCCGCGCCCTGGATCGGCTCGTTGAGCGCCGAGAACCAGATCGCGCCCACCCCGAAGTTCCAGTTGTAGTCGGAGTTGCCGTTGCGGATCAGCGTGTTGCGGGCGACCGTGATGGTGCCGGCCACCGCCGTCGATCCGGTCACCCCGGGATAGCGGTTCGCCACGTGGATGCCGCCGCCGTTGGTCACCGAGTCGGCGGTCACGTTGTCCGCGATGGTGATGTTGCGCCCGCCGTACGTGACCAGGTGGTTCGCCAGGATCGTCACGCCGACCGTGTTGTGGGTGAACGAGTTGCCCACGTTCGGCACGCTCTGCGCCCACATGGCCAGGCCGTCGTCGCCGGTGTTGCGGACGAACGTGTTGGTGACCGTGGAGTTGGTGACCCCCCAGTGGAAGTTCACCCCGTCCGCGGTCTGGTCGAGGATCCGGCTGTTGCGGATGGTGAAGTTGTCCATCGGCCCGTCCATCCACGCGCCGACCTTGGTGTGCTGCAACCACAGGTTGTCCACCACCGAGTCGGTCATCGCGCCGCCGATCGCGTTCACCTGGTCCTCGTCCACCCGTTCGCGGATGTCGCCGATGATGGCGAAGTCCCGCAGCGTCACGTTGCGGCTCGGCCCGCCGGCCTCGTGCGAGCGGATCTCACCGGAGTAGCCGCCGCCCGGCACGTACTTGCCGTAGATGCCGGCGGCCCGCTTGCGGTCGGTGGGGTGCCGGCCGCCGAGCACCGAATACCACGGCCCGGCGCCGCGCAGCGTCACGCCGTCGACCACCACGTGGTCCCAGAGCGTGAACGTGCCGGCCGGGATCCACACCGTCTTCCCCTGCGCCTTCCCGGCGTCCACCGCGGCCTGGAACTTCGCGGTCGAGTCGGTGCCGCCGGTCGGGTCCGCGCCGAAGTCGGTGACCACGTCGAGCGCGCCGGACGGCTTGGCGATCGGCGACCCGACCAGCTCGAAGTCGGCCAGGTCGATGGTGAACGTGGGCGACTGCGCGGTCGACGACACCTGGAGCCGGATCTTCGTGCCGGCCGGATAGGTGGTGCCGAACATCGTCCGCGTCTCGTCGTAGAAGTGGTGCGGGTTGGTGTCGCCCGGGTTGTTGTTGAACGGGTACCCGCCGTAGAACCAGCCGTACCGGGAGGTCACCGGGACGGCCTTGACCAGCGTGCCGTTCGCGCGCAGGTCGATGCTGGCGTCGCGGCCGGTGCCGGCGGCGTTGTCCGGCAGGCTGTAGCGGAAGGTGACCGCGTTCGCCGGGGCGGCGAGCGTGAACTCGACGTACTCCCCGACCGCGTCGAGGGTGACCGCCTCCCGGCCGGACGCCTCCGACGGCAGCGTGCCGTAGCGGCGGTCCGGGCCGATCCTCGTGCCGTTGTGGGCGGCCTGCTCCGCCTCCTGCTCCCGGAACGGCACGGTGGCGCCGCGGCCGGAGATGTCGAACGGGGACAGCCCGGCGGCCTGCGCCGGGGTCGCGGTGGAGGTCAACGCCACGACGGTGAGTGTCGAGGCGGCGAGCGCGGCGGCGGCCAGGGCCGCCAGCCCGGTCCTGCGGTGGCGGTGCGTGGTGCGGTACTCGGCCATGCGGGGTGTGCTCCCTTTCATCGGTGGCCAGGTCCCCCGTGTGCGGCGGTGCGCTGCTCCTTTCTCCCCGGGCGCGGCGCGCCGGCGGCGGGACGGTGCCGCCGGCACGCCGCCGTCAGGCCGATCGGGTACGCAACCAGACGGCGGTGTCCGCTGGTAGCCGGTCGTCGTCGAGTGGTCCGCTCGCCAGCAGCAGCCGGTCGTACGCGGGCAGCGGCACGGCCTCGTCGCCGAGGTTGACCACGCAGGTGAGGCCGGGTTCGCGGGCGAACGCCAAGACCCGGTCGGGTGCGGGCAGCCAGGTCAACGCGCCGTCCCCGAGCGACGGTGAGGCCCGGCGCAGCGCCAGCGCCGCCCGGTACAGCTCCAGCATCGAGTGCGGGTCGCCGGCCTGGGCGCGGACCGTGCGGTCCTTCCAGTCCGCCGGCTGCGGCAGCCAGGGGGCGACTGTCGCGCCGTCCGGGCTGAACCCGAACGGCGGCGTGTCGCCCTGCCAGGGCAGCGGCACCCGGCACCCGTCGCGGCCCGGGTCGACCCGCCCGGAGCGTTCCCACATCGGGTCCTGCCGCAGCTCGTACGGGATGTCCTCGACCTCCCAGAGCCCCAGCTCCTCGCCCTGGTAGACGTAGGCGGCACCGGGCAGCGCCAGGGAGAGCAGCGCGGCGGCCCGGGCCCGGCGGGTGCCCAGTTCCAGGTCGGTGGGGATGCCCTCGCGCTTGGCCGCGAAGCTGAACGTGGTGTCGGCCCGGCCGTAGCGGGTGACGTGCCGGGTGACGTCGTGGTTCGACAGCACCCAGGTGGCCGGCGCGCCGACCGGCGCGTGCGCGGCGAGCGTGCCGTCGATGCTCTCCCGCAGCGCGACGGCGTCCCAGGCGCAGCCGAGGAAGTCGAAGTTGAACGCGGTGTGCAACTCGTCCGGGCGCAGGTAGTTGGCGAACCGCTGCCGGTCCGGCAGCCACACCTCGCCGACCAGCGCCCGCTGGCCCGGGTAGCTGTCGGCGATCCGCCGCCAGGCGCGGTAGACGTCGTGCACGCCGTCCAGGTCGCGGAACGGGTGCGGCCGGTCCGGGTGGACCTCGGGCAGCGTGCCGTCCTTGACCAGCAGGCCGGCCGAGTCGATCCGGATGCCGTCCACCCCGCGGTCGAACCAGAACCGCAGGATGTCCTCGAACTCGGCGCGGACCCGGGGGTGGTCCCAGTTGAAGTCCGGTTGCTGCGGGGCGAACAGGTGCAGGTACCAGTCGCCGGGGGTGCCGTCCGGGTCGGTGGTGCGGGTCCAGGTGGGGCCGCCGAACTCGCCGGTCCAGTCGGTGGGCGGGAGGTCGCCACCGGGGCCGCGCCCGGCGCGGAACCAGAACAGCTCCCGTTCCGGCGCGTCCGGGCCGCCGGCAAGCGCGGCCCGGAACCACGGGTGCGCGTCCGAGCAGTGGTTGGGCACCACGTCGACGATGGTCCGGATGCCGAGCGCGTGCGCCTCGGTGATCAGCGCCTCCACCTCGCCGAGGGTGCCGAAGACCGGGTCGATGTCGCGGTAGTCGGACACGTCGTAGCCGGCGTCGGCCATCGGCGAGGGATACCAGGGGCTGTACCAGATCGCGTCGACGCCGAGCGCCGCGAGGTGGTCCAGGCGGGACCGGATGCCGGCGACGTCGCCGATCCCGTCGCCGTTGCCGTCGGCGAAGCTACGCGGGTAGACCTGGTAGATCACCGCTGAGCGCCACCACGGGCTGCTGTCGACCATGGACACGGTCACCTGCTTTCTGCGGATCGGTTCTGCTGCGACGGGACTCGCGGCGGGCTGCGGGCGGCGGCGCCCGGTCAGCCCTTGAGGCCGCCGGTGGTCAGGCCGGACATGATGTTCCGTTGGAAGATCAGGAACAGCACGACGGTGGGGATCGCGGCGATCACCGAGGCGGCGATCACCACGTTCATCGGGGTGCCGCCGGCGAAGGCGTAGATGCCGACGCTCACCGTGCGCGTCTCCGGCGACGGCATGACCAGCTTCGGCCAGAGGAAGTCCTTCCAGACCGCCGTCACCGCGAAGATCGCGACCACGCCGAGGATCGGGCGGGACATCGGCAGCACGATCGACCAGAGCGTGCGCAGCGGCGACGCGCCGTCCATCACCGCGGCCGACATCAGGTCCTCCGGGATCGAGTCGAAGAACCGCTTCAGCAGGAAAATGTTGAACGCGTTGGCCACCAGCGGCAACCAGATCGCGAACGGCGAGTCGAGCAGGTTGACGTGCACGATCGGCAGGTCGATCACGGTCACGTACTGCGGCACGATCAGCACCATCGCCGGGATCATCAGCGTCGCCAGCATCATGCCGAGGATCAGCCCGCCGAGCACCGGGCGCAGCTTCGACAGCGCGTACGCCGCCGCGGTGTCGAACACCAACTGGAACAGCACCGCGCCGGTGGCGTAGTAGAACGTGTTGAACAGCAGCTTCGCCAGGTCGAGGTTGGTCCAGGCGTCCACGTAGTTCTGCGGCTGCGGGTCGCGCGGAAACAGCGACGGTGGGGTCTGCGCGATCTCCTGGCCGCTCTTGAGCGCCCCGGTGACCATCCAGTAGAGCGGGCCGAGGAAGACGAGCGTGAAGACCGCCACGACGACGGCGAGCACGGCCCAGTAGAGGATCCGGCCGCGACCGCGCCGCAGTTGGGCCGGGGAAATCAGGGTACGGGTGGTGAGGTCGGCTGCCATGTCCTAGTCCTGCCTCGCGGTCAGTCGCACGTAGACGGCGGAGAACCCGGCCAGCACCACCAGCATGATCACGCCGAGCGCGGCGGCGCCGTTGAGGTCGTTCTGGAAGAACCCGTGCTGATAGATCAGGTACGCCACCGAGGTCGCCGAGTCCTGCGTGCCGGCGCCGTTGGCGAGGATCAGCGGCTCGATGAAGAGCTGCATGGTGGCGACGATCTGGAGCATCGCCAGCAGCGCCAGGATCAGCCGGGTCTGCGGGATCGTCACGTGCACGATCCGCCGCCACACGCCGGCGCCGTCGATCTCGGCCGCCTCGTACAGCTCGCCGGGAATGTTCTGCAACGCCGCCAGGTAGATCAGCACCGCGCCGCCCATGTTCATCCAGGTCGACGCCAGCACCATCGCCGGCATCGTCATGGTCGGCGACTGCATCCACTCCGACGTGGGCAGGCCGAGCGCGGTGAGGACGGCGTTGAACAGCCCCGCCTCGCTCGGGTCGTACGCGTAGAACTTGAACAGGAACAGCGCGGACGCCGGCGGCAGCATCACCGGCAGGTAGACGAGCACCCGCAGGTAGCCCTTGGCGTGGCGCAGCTCGTTGAGCAGGATCGCCACGAAGAACGGCACCGCGTAGCCGAGCACGAGCGCCAGGACGGTGAAGACGAACGTGTTCTTCCAGGCGGTCCAGAAGCTCGGATCGGCCACGATCCGGGCGTAGTTGTCCCAGCCCACCCAGGTGGTCTCGCCGCGTCGGGTGCGCTGGAAGCTCATCACCACGCCGCGGACCAT
The genomic region above belongs to Micromonospora sp. WMMD1128 and contains:
- a CDS encoding LuxR family transcriptional regulator, with translation MARIDRAHDAALSRGRQVVCEVVGEPGIGKTRLVREALHQCVPQVPWTVGTCAPEERGVPFHVFRHAFAAGQSPRRGLGAGRPTGATGEIWGFAAAPPTSASDARRFRAFQLARRLIGLAARDGLVLVLDDLHWADAASAGLIAHLLRYPVPAPLLLVLVYRPRQTATPMPFGPPDPGGHVEAEPASHDRIELHPLSLAETALLHPGVDPAELRARYELTGGNPGYLAALPGGPAAERAEEVREPPGARLSDATMAVLRREWADLPPVDLACLRAGAILDAPFAPDLLAEVAQVPAALAVEAGWRLARRDLIRRVPGTGRFALRHPVLRMAVAQDTDPAWRVDACARALTALVDLGASPAERARYAERLLALPSGRWAERCVDVLCRAAQEIRRETPDLAIHWLRLALRALRPTAGSTPRHREVSLALARVIGEAGDLAESRALLQEIVPLLPADPEGRRAQAVALWARVERLLGNYAEAAAISRRELAALPVGTGPAGGYRLATEIGAAGILAGRPVAGLPDALTGDPDGSGADLAGLLAVRGLAAVHGGAVDDARGLLDAGARIVDSLPDRDVRDHPDCLTALGLTALYLERQADAVRHLDRGLTLVRAAHRDDGLCQLLLGRCQVAYHSGQLTAAIGLATEAGIVARRIGSRHLLCFALAFEAEATAWRGGLRDDERAVGLARSAVDLATDLATWSGRTAATALATATLLSGDPATCADLVRSAGGDSRLSHLQDTLRPMWHELLCAAALAAGEVADAERQARLAMAEAERVELPGQRGFAESAYGEVLLARGEVEAALPHLESAADLFRVGGMALRRSFALASLARAAEAADRGVPAARARRRALELARWCGTERVGARLASPVGARAVAALTDREWHIAQLAATGVTSRLIGRRLNISPRTVEAHLTRIYRKAGVASRSALVAWVARLDVTDR
- a CDS encoding discoidin domain-containing protein, with product MSRFRTRMVAVLAAVGLAVTAAPATPAHAAGGPNLAAGRPASASSVNGPYAAGNLTDGDQGSYWESSGALPQWAQVDLGASRAVDQVVLKLPAAWEARNQTLSVQASADGSGFTTVVASAARSFSPAAGNTVTLGFTATNARYLRVVITANTGWAAAQLAELEVYGTASSSTNLALGRTMTESGHSDVYGAGNANDGNAATYWESPNNAFPQWIQADLGAATSVNRLVLRLPTGWGARHQTLTVQGSTNGSTFGTLVASASYGFDPAGGNTVTVTVPTASTRYLRLLFTANSAWPAGQLAELEIYGPATGDTQAPGAPGNLAFTEPTTGQVRLTWTASTDNVGVTGYDIYANGVLRTSVGGTTLTYTDTQPAGSTVSYHVRARDAAGNVSANSNTVTRTGNTGDTTAPTAPGNLAYTQPASGQIKLTWTASTDNVGVTGYEVWANGALRATVGGSTLTYTDTQPASATVSYQVRARDAAGNVSANSNTVTRTGSGTGGTNLAVGKPATASSVVHVFNAANAVDDDVATYWEGAPGAYPSTLTVALGANASISAVVVKLNPDPAWGARTQTFQVLGRDQSASGFTSLVSSATYSFNPNTGNTVTVPVSATAADVRLQFTANSGSSNGQVAELQVIGVPAPNPDLTVTALTAAPSAPVETDAITLSATVRNAGTAASAATSVNLYLGTTKVGTASVGALAAGASSTVSANIGARDAGSYPLTAKVDESNAVIEQNEANNSYTSPSALTVRPVDSSDLVASAVTWSPGTPAAGATVSFAVTLRNQGTIASAGGAHGITLTVLNDSGSVVRTLTGSYSGTIAAGATAGPVSLGTWTAANGRHTVRVVLADDANELPVKRQNNTSDRALFVGRGANLGYDMYEAEDGSVGGGAQVIGPNRIIGDLAGEASGRRAVTLNTTGAYVEWTTKSAANALVTRFSIPDAPGGGGIDSTLNVYVNGVLHKPISLTSKHIWLYGAEAAPSDSPSAGAPRHLYDEANVLLNSTVPAGSRIRLQKDPANSTTYAIDFVNTELVSPRANPDPTRYKVPTGFSHADVQNALDAVRMDTTGTFVGVYLPAGTYETAQKLQVYGKAVKVVGAGMWYTRFQTPTNQQNTDAGFRVESSASGSTFAHLAFFGNYTNRIDGPGKVWGELKDVDDLTLDSVWVEHTVCAYWGVSVDGLTIRDSRFRNTFADAVNMTNGSTNALVTNSEGRSNGDDAFALFSATDQGGSGGNHGNVFENLTATLTWRAAGIAVYGGYDNIFRNLYIADQLTYSGITISSLDFGYPFVGFGANPPTRFENISLIRSGGHFWGAQTFPAMWLFSASKEFRGIRVTDVDIVDPTYSGIMFQTKYTGSQPENPITDTVLTNVSISGARRSGDAFDAKSGIGIWVNEMPEAGQGPAVGSATFTNLRLSDNAQDIRNTTSTFTITRN